From the genome of Mauremys reevesii isolate NIE-2019 linkage group 24, ASM1616193v1, whole genome shotgun sequence:
GTGGTGTGGTCACACACCAGggttgtgctaggggctgtacaaatacagaacaaaagccagtccctgccccacagagctcatAGTGCAGTAAAATCTTGGCCTTAAGAGCTCAGATATACGCCCCAGGCACCCCCTGTTGGTTTTTTGAAGGATGAATCATTCTCAAAGCTCCAAAGACAACAATCAGCAAGTTACAGGCTGGCCCCCGGCTATGGAAAATGGGGGCTTCTCCCCTTTCCAGACATTTTTACCCACATAAGCCCTCTTGGGTTTgattccgcccctccccccatgccaaaCAGAAATAAAGCGACAGTTCCCTGTTAATCTTCGATAGAGGGGGTGGGAAAAGCCACTCACCTCCCATGGGAAGGCACCATCCTCCGCCTGTAGATGAGGCGATAGCGATAGCAGTAGTAGTAATACGCAAAGGGGGAGCAGATGGGATATAAGTAGTTCCGTTTCCTCCCTCTCTCAGtataagaaagggaaaacagaTAGGTGTGGTCCCGGAGCAGCGACGTTTCTTCAGGCAATGCCTACCCGTGGCAGAgtgagcccctgagccccagggccccaGTTCAAGTAGCCAGGTGCTTTATGACCCAGCCATTGTGACATTCCCCCATGGGGAGGGCATCATTGTGACATGCCCAGCCAGGCCACACACCCCAGGGCCACACCTAGGTTATTCCCCTCCTGGGCATAAGTGTGGGATGTTGCCAGTGTGTGGCCGGCCTTCTAATACCCTGATCTAAGGGGGACAGAGCTGTAGTTTGGGGGGGTTCCTCAGTCCCTGGCATCCATCACGTTCCCTCTTAATCCCCCAAACTGCCGGGTCCGTATTGATTTAAACGATGGAGATTATGATGGTTGGGGGCCTTTCTAAaccctggctcccactgtgggGTCTCTGTGTAGCCCCCACCCTGCTAGGCCCTAGAGTGGGTCCTTTTCTCTCTGCAGCACTATGCCAACAGGGCACCTCCCCTCGGGTTTGGGGAGTCAAAGACTCAGATAGTTggaggccagatgggaccatcagCTCATCCAATCTGACCAGATCAGCCCAGCAAGTGATAATCCCACACCACAGAGAAAGGCGAAAACCCACCCCACTCCCGCCAAGCTCCCTGCCCATCTGAGCTGGGAGGCaaattccttcctggccccaCCTCTGGTGATCAGTTAGGCCCTGAGCGTGTGAGCAAGAAGCGCCAGCCAGGCACCTACGAGACATGCTTGGTGCCCCCTCAGAGCACAGCCTGTCTCCAGCCGTGGCCGTCCCTGATGCTTAAGAGGAAGGAGATTAAAACAACCCAACCAACCCTCACAATACACGGGGGCAgcaaatcccttcctgacccctgctggtggccagctgaaaccctgaagcatgagctctAGAAACATAGGTGATAAATGGGAAGTGAGCCCCAGGTCTgctgagccctgcctcccccaccaccacaagcaaccccatcatacAATTGCACTCATATATTTGTCCAGGGCATCTCTAGCAACTGGTGTGACCCCACCTTTTGAACATGGAAATGGGGACACCTGAGAATAAGTGGCCACAGTTGAGTgattgcgggggagggggcacagacaTGAGCACAGGGCCCATGGGAATTTCTGTGACCATGACCATGAGGGCTCCTGGAAATTAGGTGGCAGTCCCATGACCATAGGCACAGGGGCTCCTGGGAATTGCCTCCCACACCTACGGTCCCAGAATACTGGGCACCCTTCCATTGCTTGGAACCCCACTGACGCTTTGGGGGGCAGAAAGCATGGACAGTGGGTGGGTCCCAAAGAGGGGAAAGCATGGGGATCCCTGAGAATGAGTTGGTGGGTCCTTGAAGGGCACTGGGAGAGAGTTGGGGGGAGCAGCAAGGAGACCCGGAGGAAgtaaggcagtggtgggggggagaggttCTTGAGGGGACGAGCAGGGGAAGGGTTCCCTTAGAGGAGCAGGGATTTCGGGGAGGGAGTCTCTAGCTAAAATGGGAATGGGGGGATGAGGCCAGGAAAGTAGGGGTAGAATGGGGATATTAGGGGATGGGGGTCCCTGTGGGAGGCAGGAGAGTGTGGTTATAGCGGGGGGTTAGGAGGATGGGGTTCCCTGGAGGCACAGAGCTAGGGGTACAGTAGGGGGTTAAGGGGTccctgggggagcagggaggtggttTACAGTGCGGGGTTAGGGGATGGGGGTTTCTAGGGGCAGGGAAGTGGAGGTACAATGTGATAGGAGGATGAGGGTCCCTGTGGGAGCAGGCAGACAGCGGTATAGCAGGAGGGGGTCGGGATCcctgaggggagcaggcaggTGGGGGTACAGTGGGGTTAGGGGATGGGGTTCCTGGTGTACATGGGGTGGGGatacagtgaggggaggggattCCTGAGGGGGCAAGGAAGTGGGACTTCAATGGGGAAGGGGTCCTGGTGGGGATTGGtaggtggggttcagtggggagggggtcccAGTGCTGGTAGGGGAGgggttggtgggggaggggtcccaGTGGGGACAggtgggtggggttcagtggggagAGTCCTGGTGGGGAGGAGGTCCTAGTGAGGGGCTGGTGGGTGGGGTTCACTGGCAGAGGGGTCCTGTGTGGGGGTCAATAGGGGACAGGTAGGTGGGGGTTCCATAGAGGAGGGGTCCCGGTGGGGTtaggctgaccagatgtcccaattttataggtacagtcctgatttttgggtctttttcttatataggctcctattaccccccacccctgtcccgacttttcacatttgctgtctggtcaccctagtggaggttcagtgggggagggggtcctggTGGGTGGGGGTTCAATGGGGAGGAGGTCtcggtgggggcaggtggggaggaaTCAATGGGGAGGGGTCCCAGTGGGGGTTCAATGGGGGCTGGCGGGTGGGGTTCAATGGGGAGGTTCACTGGGGAGGAGGTCCcggtgggggcaggtgggtggggaCTCAGTGGGGAGGGGTCTCGGTGGGGACTGGcgggtggggttcagtggggagggggtctcGGTGGGGCTGGCGGGTGGGGTTCGGTGGGGAGGGGTCTCGGTGGGGACTGGCAGGTGGGTgttcagtggggagggggtctcGGTGGAGGGCAGGTGGGGAAAGGATCAGTGGGGAGGGGTCCCAGTAGGGGCTGGcgggtggggttcagtggggagggggtcccGGTAGGGGCTGGcgggtggggttcagtggggagGGGTCCCGGTGGGGCTGGTGAGTGGGTgttcagtggggagggggtctcGGTGGAGGGCAGGTGGGTGGGGGTTCAGTGGGGAGGGGTCTCGGGAGGGACTGGCGGGTGGGGTTCAGTGCGGAGGGGTCtcggtggggttcagtggggcgGGGTCTCGGTGGGGACTGGCGGGTGGGTGTTCAGTGGGGAGGGGTCCCGGTGGGGCAGGTGGGAATGGGATCAGTGGGGGAGGGTCCCGGTGGAGGGCAGGTGGGGAAAGGATCAGTGGGGAGGGGTCCCGGTGGGGACTGGCGAGTGGGGGTTCAGTGGGGAGGGGTCCCGGTGGGGGCTGGTGAGTGGGTGTTCAGTGGGGAGGGGTCTCGGTGGGGGCACgtgggtggggttcagtggggagGGGTCTCGGTGGGGACTGGCGGGTGGGTGTTCAGTGGGGAGGGTCCCAGTGGGGCTGGcgagtggggttcagtggggagGGGTCTCGGTGGAGGGCAGGTGGGTGTTCAGTGGGGAGGGGTCTCGGTGGGGGCTGGcgagtggggttcagtggggagGGGTCTCGGTGGGGCAGGTGAGTGGGGATCAGTGGGGAGGGGTCCCGGTGGGGACTGGCGAGTGGGGgttcagtgggggagggggtcccgGTGGGGGACTGGCGAGTGGGGgttcagtgggggagggggtccgggtgggggagggggtctctcGGGGCGTGCTGGGGGGCAGCCGGGCTCGGTCTATAAGGCGGAAACGCggcgctgcggggggaggggacgcGTCAGGCGCGCTGCGGGCAGCCCCGGCTCGGGGTCCTTCCTCTGGGCCGGCGCGGCCCGGGCCCTTCGCTGAGGCGGTCGCGGGCGGCCCCGGCGGAGGATGCTGaggctgggagcggggtggggcggCGGCCGCCTGCGGCGGGGGCTcgggggggagcagctgggggcgcagagccgggggctgggcCTCTCGCTCAGCCGGGtgaggggccgggctgggctgggggggtcgCGCCCGGGCTGGtcccttgggggcggggggatgtgAGGAGGGGTCACACCCTGGGCTTGGCTCTCTCTGGGGGGGTGGGAGTTCCCCCCCTGAGGCTGGTCGGTGTGGGGGTGTCACGGCCCGGGCTggtctctggggggcggggggcggagtTCCAGCCCCAGGCTGGTCtctgggggcggggtgagggtgTCACTCCCCGGGCtggtctcggggggggggggggtcatgcccCAGGCTGGTCTCTCAGGGCTGGTCTTTCCCGGCCCGGGGGCAGGTATTTGGGGGAGGTCACGGCCCGGGCTGATCAGTTTCTCCGTGCAGGGCACAGTGGTGGTGGAGCGCTGGTGGAAGGTCCCGCTGAGCAAAGAAGGGCGCCCGCCTCGCCTACACCCCAGGAGGCACCGCATCTACAGGCTGGTGGAAGACACCAAGAACCAGCCCaagggggagctggaggtgaTCCTCACTCAGTCCGTGGACAGTAGGTTCCCACTGGCCGCATTTGCTTTCCATACTGAAGAGCTGAGGTGGTGCTGGGCATGTCATAGGAGTCCATATTTCTTTCCTGATTTTCACCAATCTGTTATGAGCTCAGTGttctctaatggttagaacaGAGAAgtgaaccaggactcctgggttctgttcccagctcggCCTCTTATGTCCCTAGCAGTAAAATGGGGAGATCACTGCACTGCAAAACAGAAGGGATTGTTGGGTGTGGGGTTTTACCTGTTAAAACACAGAGTGGTTTTGGAGTTTAGGAATAAAGGAATTATGGAAGTAATTATTATTGTGCTGGTGCTAAAGCCTGCCCTCAGATCTCAGACACagacccaggagttctgactcccagtcctctgctTTAACCACTCAACTTGGTGtcctttggttttatttttaaatgctatttGTTATTTTTAGATATTCTTGTTCAGAGCTTTTCCTTCACAATAATAACCTAACTCCACTTTGAGTGTGTACACACATACATGCTCATATGTTCTGAATATGAAGCATGGTATAGTGAAGCAGCTGATAGTCCCCATACAGTGCTCAGTCATCTCTCACGCCTCTGTCAAAACATTAGTGCTTTTAGGCCGTTTTCCAAACTCTCTTTGAAATGCCAGTTCCTTTTCCTGTGTTCGAAGTGCTCTGGCATCCTTCTCAAGAGGAATGTACTGTGTAACTGTAAAAGCTCTCTAATGATCTGTGTGCTGGCTTTGCCAGAGGTGTCATATTGTGCCCTGTGTCTCTCATTCACAGATTTGGGAAGCCGTGGTGATATTGTCTCAGTGAAGAAACCTCTGGCTCGTAACAAGCTCCTCCTCGAGGGACTCGCAGTTTACGCCTCTCCAGAGAACAAAAAAATGTTTGAGGAGGAAATGAGGGTGAGCTGGAGGAGGGAATTGCCTTTCCAGCCCACAACGGGGTCTCTGCTGTCCTAATGTGCAGAATTCTGCCATGAGCAATTTGAGATTCTCACTGGATTCAGTGAGAGCAGCATGCAATTTCCCAAAAGCTAGGATTTGGctcacacagttaacctgtgatTTTTGTTGGGGAAAATATACCAGGCCCTGAAAGTTTAATGTCTTCAGCAAAACATCCAGGTAGTGCAACTTCAGAATGAAACTGCTGCTCGCTTGGGGCTTTGcgatctttatttttttattttttttaatcctatgtGAGATTTGCAATCAGGAGACTGTAAACCAAGAGAGTAATTTCGTTTTGTTTTTAACTGAGttgattaaacttttttttagcaaattgtgtgtgtgtgtgcgcgcgtgtatGTGTGTGCTCATGCACACATTACTGGAATTTGAATTGCTGATTGTTTTATTAAACATAGAAATCTTGCTAGCAATGTTACAGATGTATTTGGGAACACCCTGTAAAGGCTATTGAGTAAAGTCAATTGTTTCTAGTATCCCCTATAAAATGAATAGTGCGTAAAATGCCTTTCAGTTAACATAACCTTGCTAATGACCAGGAGACCAATTATGAATTGCAAAGTAACAGGTAATTTAACAAATTCAACCCTAGTACAATAGGCTGTTGGTCCATGGTCGGGGCTCCAAGGCATTGCTGTAATTCACAGTCAAGGATTCTGCATTGCCAAAAGACTCTTCTTCACCTGCTTTGACAAGTGCTGTCTAATTTCAATGATGTAACACTGAATACACTAGTAAATCTACCATACAAAGCCAAAAAAGAATCCTGCTATTAAAGCTTTGTTGCAAAGTGGGGTGAGACCTGGGACTTTTGACAATTGCTGGATTTGCTGGCTAGTGAAATGGGAATTAATGAGTTGTGACTCGCTTTTATAGCACACCGGAGACGTCCTATCCCAAAATACCCAGCGTGGGGACATGGCTGACACTAAGGCATTTTGAATTGAGAGCTCCAAAAGTAACTCCAAATC
Proteins encoded in this window:
- the MRPL9 gene encoding 39S ribosomal protein L9, mitochondrial isoform X3; the encoded protein is MTIGTGAPGNCLPHLRSQNTGHPSIAWNPTDALGGRKHGQWGTVVVERWWKVPLSKEGRPPRLHPRRHRIYRLVEDTKNQPKGELEVILTQSVDNLGSRGDIVSVKKPLARNKLLLEGLAVYASPENKKMFEEEMRLRDEGKLERLQTQSGEKTIQFLRSCRLEVGMKNNVKWELNNEIVARHFLKNLNVFVTPHAVKLPDEPITRWGEYWCEVTVNGLDTVRVPMSVVNFMRPKTKRYKYWLAQQAASKG